A region from the Chloroflexota bacterium genome encodes:
- a CDS encoding ABC transporter permease, with translation MPTFVVRRLLWLPVLLVIVSFVTFVLGHYGPGDPAEVRLGERATPEALALVREQLGLDRPFFVQYGSYLADVVRGDLGDSFSYRGRTVAELILPRMWVSVQLGLAAMLLAVSIGIPLGLIAAYQQGRWLDTALVSLTLFFLSTPVFISAPFLILLFAVQFGLLPVSGWDGLFSLSIVMPALVMGLPGVAGVVRLTRASAIDVLGQDYVRTARAKGLSEATVQARHVLRNALTPLITVLGLSLATLVEGAFITETIFGIPGIGKLAVESIFSRDYPVIMALVLIVASAFVFANMLVDLLYGFIDPRTRQELGAYGAR, from the coding sequence ATGCCAACGTTTGTCGTCCGAAGGCTCCTGTGGTTGCCGGTCTTGCTGGTGATCGTGAGCTTCGTGACGTTCGTGCTCGGCCACTACGGCCCCGGCGACCCGGCCGAAGTGCGCCTCGGCGAGCGCGCAACGCCGGAGGCCTTGGCCCTCGTCCGCGAGCAGCTCGGCCTCGACCGGCCCTTCTTCGTGCAATACGGCTCGTACTTGGCCGACGTCGTGCGCGGCGACCTCGGCGACAGCTTCTCCTACCGCGGGCGCACCGTCGCCGAGCTTATCCTCCCAAGGATGTGGGTGTCGGTGCAGCTGGGCCTCGCTGCGATGCTGCTGGCCGTGAGCATCGGCATCCCGCTGGGGCTGATTGCCGCGTACCAACAGGGACGGTGGCTGGACACGGCGCTGGTGAGCCTGACGCTCTTCTTTCTCTCGACGCCCGTCTTCATCTCCGCGCCCTTCCTCATCCTGCTCTTCGCCGTGCAGTTTGGACTGCTGCCGGTCAGCGGGTGGGACGGACTCTTCAGCCTGAGCATCGTCATGCCGGCGCTCGTCATGGGGCTTCCGGGCGTCGCGGGGGTCGTGCGGCTGACGCGGGCGAGCGCCATCGACGTGCTCGGGCAGGACTACGTCCGCACGGCGCGCGCCAAGGGGCTCTCGGAGGCGACGGTGCAGGCGCGGCACGTCCTGCGCAACGCCCTGACGCCGCTCATCACCGTCCTCGGCCTGAGCCTTGCGACGCTTGTCGAGGGCGCGTTCATCACGGAGACCATCTTCGGCATCCCGGGCATCGGCAAGCTGGCGGTGGAGTCCATATTCAGCCGCGACTACCCGGTCATCATGGCGCTGGTGCTCATCGTGGCCTCCGCCTTCGTGTTTGCCAACATGCTCGTCGACCTGCTTTACGGCTTCATTGACCCGAGAACCCGGCAGGAGTTGGGGGCGTATGGCGCACGTTGA
- a CDS encoding heme-binding protein, with amino-acid sequence MLVEKRLGLDEANRVIAAVIAEAKERGSQLAVAIVDQHGDLIAGCRMDGRPYRFMKAAWRKAYSAASFDMDTSGIIAFWDRQQAEGHRGPADWNDPMLTTLPGGYAIIYDGKMVGGIAVAGGGGGEGRGDWDYVAIGLQALGEGFTHAESMFRYTPEYEA; translated from the coding sequence ATGCTCGTGGAGAAGCGGCTTGGTCTGGATGAAGCGAACCGGGTCATCGCGGCCGTCATCGCGGAGGCCAAGGAGCGGGGCTCGCAGCTAGCCGTCGCCATCGTCGACCAGCACGGCGACCTCATCGCGGGGTGCCGCATGGACGGGCGGCCGTACCGGTTCATGAAGGCCGCGTGGCGGAAGGCCTACAGCGCGGCCTCCTTCGACATGGACACCAGCGGCATCATCGCATTCTGGGACCGCCAGCAGGCCGAGGGCCACCGCGGGCCCGCCGACTGGAACGACCCCATGCTCACGACGCTGCCCGGCGGCTACGCCATCATCTACGACGGCAAGATGGTCGGCGGCATCGCGGTTGCGGGCGGTGGCGGCGGCGAGGGCAGGGGCGACTGGGACTACGTCGCCATCGGCCTGCAGGCCCTCGGCGAGGGTTTTACGCATGCCGAGTCCATGTTCCGGTACACGCCTGAGTACGAGGCCTAA
- a CDS encoding SDR family NAD(P)-dependent oxidoreductase has product MDKPLTGKVAMVTGGSRGIGRGIALCLADEGATVIVCARSDDSAANPYGSIEQTVQEARDLGGEAVAMKLDVTDDDEVRDVVERIQRDFGRMDIVVNNAARMGQGGGDFWGSSPENLDAYYRTNVRAPYLITTLVGPHMEELGGGAIINVTSAGASLPPPPGPDWKLSPGRTYVGYGITKAALNRWVAGVAGELRLRNIAIVAVDPGRTVVERNIVNPIAGVDYTTANSPEVTGRAVAYICRDAMAYTGRVIESKALVDEHGITMTGIVPRNAARA; this is encoded by the coding sequence ATGGACAAACCCCTGACCGGCAAGGTGGCGATGGTGACGGGCGGCTCCCGGGGCATTGGGCGCGGCATCGCGCTCTGCCTCGCAGACGAGGGCGCGACGGTCATCGTGTGCGCCCGCAGCGACGACTCGGCCGCCAACCCCTACGGCTCCATCGAGCAGACGGTGCAGGAAGCGCGCGACCTGGGCGGCGAGGCGGTCGCGATGAAGCTCGACGTCACGGACGACGACGAGGTCCGGGATGTCGTCGAGCGCATCCAGCGCGACTTTGGCCGCATGGACATCGTGGTCAACAACGCCGCGCGCATGGGCCAGGGCGGCGGCGACTTCTGGGGCAGCTCGCCGGAGAACCTCGACGCCTACTACCGCACCAACGTCCGCGCGCCATACCTCATCACGACGCTGGTGGGGCCGCACATGGAGGAGCTGGGCGGCGGCGCCATCATCAACGTCACCTCGGCCGGGGCGAGCCTTCCCCCGCCGCCGGGGCCGGACTGGAAGCTCTCGCCCGGCCGGACGTACGTCGGCTACGGCATCACCAAGGCCGCGCTGAACCGATGGGTCGCTGGCGTCGCGGGCGAACTGCGGCTGCGCAACATCGCTATCGTCGCCGTCGACCCTGGCCGGACGGTGGTAGAGCGCAACATCGTCAACCCCATCGCCGGCGTCGACTACACCACGGCCAACTCGCCAGAGGTCACGGGCCGCGCCGTAGCCTACATCTGCCGCGACGCCATGGCCTACACTGGCCGCGTCATAGAGTCCAAAGCGCTCGTCGACGAGCACGGCATCACGATGACCGGCATCGTCCCGCGCAACGCCGCGCGGGCGTAG
- a CDS encoding ABC transporter permease has product MAHVDPNAAGPGARRSSFDFPQDERQSPSGNARASEDEGRPHSRGPWVRAALQLLRRPKAVFGITVIVLLYGGGILAPLLAPYGFDDQDLLAAREGPSAEHLLGTDFVGRDVLSRVIYSLRTNLIVTATAVATGSLALGITLGLMAGYFGKRVDTVVMRVGEVFLAFPGLLLVILLAATVRPRVLDWVRSLEDATGIYGLAQWGIADYLVVFGALAVFSWVGVARLVRGQVIQLKAMPFVEASRTTGATAPRLILRHLLPNALPPVIVVVTMGMGAIAGAEVVLSWLGIGIQHPVPSLGSMIREGQDVSILRNQPHLILPPVVVVGLLVFAWNLLGDALNDVLNPRAR; this is encoded by the coding sequence ATGGCGCACGTTGACCCGAACGCCGCCGGCCCGGGGGCCCGCCGTTCATCCTTCGATTTCCCTCAGGACGAACGGCAGTCTCCCTCCGGCAACGCCAGGGCATCGGAGGACGAGGGCCGACCGCACTCGCGGGGGCCGTGGGTGCGCGCCGCGCTCCAGCTCCTGCGCCGCCCGAAAGCGGTGTTCGGCATCACCGTGATCGTGCTGCTCTACGGCGGCGGCATCCTCGCGCCGTTGCTCGCGCCCTACGGCTTCGACGACCAGGACCTGCTGGCGGCTCGCGAGGGCCCAAGCGCCGAACACCTCCTCGGCACCGACTTCGTCGGCCGCGACGTCCTGAGCCGCGTCATCTACAGCCTGCGCACCAACCTCATCGTCACGGCGACCGCCGTCGCGACGGGCAGCCTGGCACTGGGGATCACGCTGGGGCTGATGGCGGGCTACTTCGGCAAGCGCGTGGACACCGTCGTCATGCGCGTTGGCGAGGTCTTCCTCGCCTTCCCTGGGCTGCTGCTCGTCATCCTGCTGGCGGCGACGGTGCGCCCCCGCGTGCTCGACTGGGTGCGCTCGCTGGAGGACGCGACGGGCATCTACGGGCTCGCGCAGTGGGGGATCGCCGACTACCTCGTGGTCTTCGGCGCGCTGGCGGTGTTCAGCTGGGTGGGCGTGGCTCGGCTGGTGCGCGGGCAGGTCATCCAACTGAAGGCGATGCCCTTCGTCGAGGCCTCGCGGACGACGGGCGCGACGGCGCCGCGGCTGATCCTGCGGCACCTGCTGCCGAATGCGCTCCCGCCGGTCATCGTCGTGGTCACGATGGGCATGGGGGCCATCGCGGGGGCCGAGGTGGTGCTGAGCTGGCTGGGCATCGGCATCCAGCACCCGGTGCCGAGCCTCGGCAGCATGATCCGCGAGGGGCAGGACGTCTCCATCCTGCGCAACCAGCCGCACCTCATCCTGCCGCCGGTGGTCGTTGTCGGGCTGCTGGTGTTCGCGTGGAACCTCCTCGGCGACGCGCTCAACGACGTGCTGAACCCGCGGGCGCGGTAG